A stretch of Pseudomonas sp. LRP2-20 DNA encodes these proteins:
- a CDS encoding tetratricopeptide repeat protein — translation MRESLEKMLAKGVDNPLLRFGLGKAWLDEGNGAEAAVHLARCVEQDPKYSAAWKLLGKAYQLVGDLPAARKAWEDGIVAAQAHGDKQAEKEMTVFLKKLNKTSG, via the coding sequence ATGCGCGAATCGCTGGAGAAGATGCTGGCCAAGGGTGTGGATAACCCGCTGCTGCGGTTTGGCCTGGGCAAGGCCTGGCTCGATGAGGGCAATGGTGCGGAGGCGGCGGTGCACCTGGCACGGTGTGTGGAGCAGGATCCGAAGTATTCGGCGGCGTGGAAACTGCTGGGCAAGGCGTATCAGTTGGTCGGTGACCTGCCAGCGGCGCGCAAGGCCTGGGAGGACGGGATAGTTGCGGCGCAGGCCCATGGCGACAAGCAGGCCGAGAAAGAGATGACCGTGTTCCTGAAGAAGCTCAACAAGACATCAGGTTGA
- the rsmB gene encoding 16S rRNA (cytosine(967)-C(5))-methyltransferase RsmB produces the protein MNPRLAAARALAAVLSGKASLNSSLPAQLDKVEERDRGLTQDLAFGTARWQPRLDLLAAQLLQKPFKAADADVQALLLVGLYQLFYTRIPAHAAIGETVGCADKLKKPWAKGLLNAVLRRAQREGEELLAGMERDPVVRTAHPRWLQKSLKAFWPEQWEAICAANNAHPPMILRVNRRHHSRDAYLALLAEAGVAASACQYSRDGIVLAEACDVRGLPGFAEGWVSVQDEAAQLSADLLELAPGQRVLDACCAPGGKTCHLLEAEAGLGHVVAIDLEAKRLTRVRENLDRLQLDAELIACDARDTASWWDGKPFQRILLDAPCSATGVIRRHPDIKLTRQADDIPALATLQGELLDALWPTLEVGGMLLYATCSSLPTENTEVIDAFLARTPGARELDLATAAGLRQPHGRQLLAQEGGHDGFYYAKLIKIAASRG, from the coding sequence ATGAACCCGCGCCTCGCCGCCGCCCGCGCCCTTGCCGCTGTCCTCAGCGGCAAGGCCTCGCTGAACAGCTCACTGCCGGCACAGCTGGACAAGGTCGAAGAACGCGACCGCGGCCTGACCCAGGACCTGGCATTCGGCACCGCGCGCTGGCAGCCCCGCCTCGACCTGCTGGCCGCTCAGCTGCTGCAGAAGCCATTCAAGGCCGCCGACGCCGATGTGCAGGCGCTGCTGCTGGTCGGCCTGTACCAGCTGTTCTACACCCGCATCCCGGCCCACGCCGCCATCGGCGAGACCGTTGGCTGTGCCGACAAGCTGAAGAAGCCTTGGGCCAAGGGCCTGCTCAATGCCGTATTGCGCCGCGCCCAACGTGAAGGCGAGGAACTGCTGGCCGGCATGGAGCGCGACCCGGTAGTGCGCACCGCGCACCCGCGCTGGCTGCAGAAGTCGCTGAAAGCTTTCTGGCCGGAGCAGTGGGAAGCCATCTGCGCTGCCAACAACGCCCACCCGCCGATGATCTTGCGCGTCAACCGCCGCCACCATAGCCGTGACGCCTACCTGGCGCTGCTGGCCGAGGCGGGCGTTGCCGCCAGCGCCTGCCAGTACAGCCGTGACGGCATCGTGCTGGCCGAAGCCTGCGACGTGCGCGGCCTGCCAGGCTTTGCCGAAGGCTGGGTGAGCGTGCAGGACGAAGCCGCGCAGCTGTCCGCCGACCTGCTGGAACTGGCACCCGGCCAGCGCGTGCTCGACGCTTGCTGCGCCCCGGGCGGCAAGACCTGCCATCTGCTCGAAGCCGAAGCTGGCCTGGGCCATGTAGTGGCCATCGACCTCGAAGCCAAGCGCCTGACCCGCGTGCGCGAGAACCTCGACCGCCTGCAGCTGGACGCCGAGCTGATCGCCTGCGATGCCCGCGACACTGCCAGCTGGTGGGACGGCAAGCCGTTCCAGCGCATCCTGCTCGATGCACCGTGCTCGGCCACCGGCGTGATCCGCCGCCACCCGGACATCAAGCTGACCCGTCAGGCCGACGACATCCCGGCCCTGGCCACGCTGCAAGGCGAACTGCTCGATGCCCTGTGGCCAACCCTGGAAGTGGGCGGCATGTTGCTGTACGCCACCTGCTCCAGCCTGCCGACCGAGAACACCGAAGTGATCGACGCCTTCCTCGCCCGCACCCCGGGCGCCCGTGAGCTGGACCTGGCCACCGCAGCCGGCCTGCGCCAGCCCCACGGCCGCCAGTTGCTGGCCCAGGAAGGCGGCCACGACGGGTTCTACTATGCCAAGCTGATCAAGATCGCCGCCTCGCGCGGATAA
- the def gene encoding peptide deformylase, whose amino-acid sequence MAILNILEFPDPRLRTIAKPVTVFDDALRQLIDDMFETMYEAPGIGLAATQVNVHLQVVVMDLSEDRSEPRVFINPTVEELTHDMGQYQEGCLSVPGFYENVDRPLRVRVKAQDRDGKPYELECEGLLAVCVQHEFDHLNGKLFVDYLSQLKRDRIKKKLEKQHRQQA is encoded by the coding sequence ATGGCCATCTTGAACATTCTCGAATTCCCGGACCCGCGCCTGCGCACCATCGCCAAACCGGTGACGGTGTTCGACGACGCCTTGCGTCAGCTGATCGACGACATGTTTGAAACCATGTACGAAGCCCCCGGCATCGGCCTGGCCGCCACCCAGGTCAATGTGCACCTGCAGGTGGTGGTCATGGACCTCAGCGAAGACCGCAGCGAACCGCGCGTCTTCATCAACCCGACTGTCGAAGAACTGACCCACGACATGGGCCAGTACCAGGAAGGCTGCCTGTCGGTCCCGGGCTTCTACGAGAACGTCGACCGCCCACTGCGTGTGCGGGTCAAGGCCCAGGACCGCGACGGCAAGCCGTATGAGCTGGAATGCGAAGGCCTGCTGGCTGTGTGCGTGCAGCACGAGTTCGATCACCTCAACGGCAAGCTGTTCGTCGACTACCTGTCGCAGCTCAAGCGCGACCGGATCAAGAAGAAGCTGGAAAAGCAGCACCGCCAGCAAGCCTGA
- a CDS encoding lysophospholipid acyltransferase, whose product MEKFKGALMVGVLRLFAKLPWGAVQRVGAGIGWLMWKIPNGSRNVVRINLAKCFPEMDPVEREQLVGRALKDIGKSFVESACAWIWPPQRSLELVKEVHGLEVLEQALASGKGVVGITSHLGNWEVLNHFYCNQCKPIIFYRPPKLKAVDDLLREQRVQMGNRVAPSTKEGILSVIKEVRRGGQVGIPADPEPAESAGVFVPFLGTQALTSKFVPNMLAGGKAVGVFLHALRLPDGSGFKVFLEAAPEEMYSTDVNVSAAAMSKVVERYVREYPSQYMWSMKRFKKRPAGEPRWY is encoded by the coding sequence GTGGAAAAGTTCAAGGGCGCCCTGATGGTCGGGGTGCTGCGTCTGTTTGCCAAGCTGCCCTGGGGCGCTGTGCAGCGCGTCGGCGCCGGTATCGGCTGGTTGATGTGGAAAATCCCCAATGGCTCGCGCAATGTCGTGCGCATCAACCTGGCCAAGTGCTTCCCGGAGATGGACCCGGTCGAGCGTGAGCAGCTGGTCGGCCGTGCACTGAAGGATATCGGCAAATCTTTTGTCGAAAGTGCCTGTGCCTGGATCTGGCCACCGCAGCGTTCGCTGGAGCTGGTCAAGGAAGTGCACGGCCTGGAAGTGCTGGAGCAGGCCCTGGCCTCGGGCAAGGGCGTGGTCGGCATCACCAGCCACCTGGGCAACTGGGAAGTGCTCAACCACTTCTACTGCAACCAGTGCAAACCGATCATCTTCTACCGCCCGCCGAAGCTCAAGGCAGTGGATGACCTGCTGCGCGAGCAGCGCGTGCAGATGGGCAACCGCGTGGCGCCTTCGACCAAGGAAGGCATCCTGAGCGTGATCAAGGAAGTGCGTCGCGGCGGGCAGGTGGGCATTCCTGCCGACCCGGAGCCGGCCGAGTCGGCGGGTGTGTTCGTGCCATTCCTCGGGACCCAGGCGCTGACCAGCAAGTTCGTGCCGAACATGCTGGCCGGTGGCAAGGCGGTGGGTGTGTTCCTGCATGCGCTGCGGCTGCCGGACGGCTCGGGTTTCAAGGTGTTCCTGGAAGCTGCGCCGGAAGAGATGTACAGCACCGACGTGAACGTGTCGGCAGCGGCCATGAGCAAGGTGGTCGAGCGTTATGTGCGCGAGTACCCGAGCCAGTACATGTGGAGCATGAAGCGCTTCAAGAAGCGCCCGGCCGGCGAGCCGCGCTGGTACTAA
- the fmt gene encoding methionyl-tRNA formyltransferase — protein MRIVFAGTPEFAAEHLKALLDSPYEIVAVYTQPDRPAGRGQKLMPSAVKALAVAHDIPVFQPPTLRNAEAQAELAALKPDLMVVVAYGLILPQVVLDIPRLGCINSHASLLPRWRGAAPIQRAVEAGDAESGVTVMRMEAGLDTGPMLLKVVTPISADDTGGSLHDRLAEMGPPAVVQAIAGLADGSLQGEVQDDALATYAHKLNKDEARIDWSRPAIELERLIRAFNPWPVCHSTLDGESVKVLAANLSTGRGAPGEILSASKDGLVVACGDQALSLTRLQLPGGKALNFSDLFNSRREKFAAGKVLGQ, from the coding sequence ATGCGCATCGTCTTTGCAGGCACTCCAGAGTTTGCCGCCGAACACCTCAAGGCCCTGCTCGACAGCCCGTACGAGATCGTGGCCGTCTACACCCAGCCTGACCGCCCTGCCGGTCGTGGCCAGAAGCTCATGCCCAGTGCAGTCAAGGCACTGGCCGTGGCCCATGACATCCCGGTGTTCCAGCCACCGACCCTGCGCAATGCCGAAGCACAGGCTGAACTGGCTGCGCTCAAGCCAGACCTGATGGTGGTGGTCGCCTACGGCCTGATCCTGCCCCAGGTGGTGCTCGACATCCCCCGCCTGGGCTGCATCAACAGCCACGCCTCGCTGCTGCCTCGCTGGCGCGGTGCGGCGCCGATCCAGCGCGCCGTGGAAGCGGGCGATGCCGAGAGCGGCGTGACCGTGATGCGCATGGAAGCCGGCCTGGATACCGGGCCGATGCTGCTCAAAGTGGTCACCCCGATCAGCGCCGACGACACCGGCGGCAGCCTGCACGACCGCCTCGCCGAAATGGGCCCGCCTGCTGTAGTCCAGGCCATCGCCGGTCTGGCTGACGGTTCGCTGCAAGGTGAAGTTCAGGACGATGCCCTGGCCACCTACGCACACAAGCTGAACAAGGACGAAGCCCGCATCGACTGGAGCCGCCCGGCCATCGAGCTGGAACGCCTGATCCGCGCCTTCAACCCTTGGCCGGTGTGCCACAGCACGCTCGACGGCGAGAGCGTCAAGGTACTGGCCGCCAACTTGTCCACAGGCAGAGGCGCGCCGGGTGAAATCCTCTCCGCCAGCAAGGATGGCCTGGTAGTCGCCTGCGGTGACCAGGCCCTGAGCCTGACCCGCCTGCAATTGCCCGGTGGCAAGGCGCTTAACTTCAGCGACCTGTTCAACAGCCGCCGCGAGAAATTCGCCGCCGGCAAGGTACTGGGCCAATGA
- a CDS encoding DNA-3-methyladenine glycosylase I codes for MPRCFWCTDDPLYQAYHDQEWGTPQRDPALLFEMLLLEGFQAGLSWITVLRKRERYRQVMHGFDPVKLAAMSDERIEELMLDAGIIRNRLKLKAARRNAQAWLAVDNPAEWLWSFVGGEPKINHFQGRSDVPAVTDEAKAMSKALQKAGFTFVGPTICYAFMQATGMVMDHTTDCDRYAALLR; via the coding sequence ATGCCACGCTGCTTTTGGTGTACCGACGATCCGTTGTACCAGGCCTACCACGACCAGGAATGGGGAACGCCACAGCGTGACCCGGCGTTGCTGTTCGAGATGCTTTTGCTCGAAGGGTTCCAGGCCGGGCTTTCATGGATCACCGTTTTGCGTAAACGCGAGCGTTATCGCCAGGTGATGCACGGCTTCGATCCGGTGAAACTGGCTGCCATGAGCGACGAACGTATCGAGGAGCTCATGCTCGATGCCGGTATCATCCGCAATCGCCTCAAGCTCAAGGCTGCCCGGCGCAACGCGCAGGCCTGGCTGGCTGTGGATAACCCAGCCGAGTGGTTGTGGTCGTTCGTGGGGGGGGAGCCGAAGATCAATCACTTCCAGGGCCGCAGCGATGTGCCCGCTGTGACCGACGAGGCCAAGGCCATGAGCAAGGCCCTGCAGAAAGCCGGTTTCACCTTCGTCGGCCCGACCATCTGCTACGCCTTCATGCAGGCCACCGGCATGGTCATGGACCACACTACCGATTGCGATCGCTACGCCGCCTTGTTGCGCTGA
- a CDS encoding L-threonylcarbamoyladenylate synthase has translation MVSSFRVQQAAREIRAGAVIAYPTEAVWGLGCDPWNEDAVYRLLALKSRPVDKGLILVADNIRQFDFLFEDFPEDWIDRMSATWPGPNTWLVPHQDLLPEWVTGQHDTVALRVSDHPLVRELCALVGPLISTSCNPGGRPAAKTRLRVEQYFHGQLDLVLGGALGGRKNPSVIRNLATGEVVRPG, from the coding sequence ATGGTGAGCAGTTTTCGTGTGCAACAAGCCGCACGTGAGATCCGGGCGGGCGCAGTGATCGCCTACCCGACGGAAGCGGTCTGGGGCCTGGGCTGCGACCCGTGGAACGAGGACGCGGTGTATCGCCTGCTGGCGCTGAAGTCGCGGCCTGTGGATAAAGGCCTGATCCTGGTCGCCGACAACATCCGCCAGTTCGACTTTCTGTTCGAGGACTTTCCCGAGGACTGGATCGACCGCATGAGCGCCACCTGGCCAGGTCCGAACACCTGGTTGGTACCGCACCAGGACCTGTTGCCCGAGTGGGTGACCGGGCAGCATGACACCGTGGCGCTGCGCGTCAGCGACCATCCGCTGGTACGTGAGCTGTGCGCGCTGGTGGGGCCGCTGATTTCCACCTCGTGCAACCCGGGCGGGCGCCCGGCGGCGAAGACCCGGTTGCGGGTGGAACAGTACTTCCATGGCCAGCTGGACCTGGTGCTCGGTGGGGCGCTGGGCGGACGGAAGAATCCGAGTGTGATTCGTAACCTGGCGACCGGTGAAGTCGTTCGCCCGGGCTGA
- the trkA gene encoding Trk system potassium transporter TrkA, producing MKIIILGAGQVGGTLAEHLASEANDITVVDTDGDRLRDLGDRLDIRTVQGRGSLPTVLRQAGADDADMLVAVTNSDETNMVACQVAYSLFHTPTKIARVRESAYLTREELFDNDHIPVDVLISPEQVVTNYIKRLIEHPGSLQVIDFAEGKAQLVAVKAYYGGPLVGQQLRQIRAHMPNVDTRVAAIFRRDRPITPRGDTVIEADDEVFFIAAKKDIRAVMGELRRIDETNKRIVIAGGGQIGERLAEAIESRYQVKIIEMSAARCRHLSDTLESTVVLQGSASDKDLMLEENIADADIFLALTNDDEANIMSSLLAKRLGAGKVMTIINNPAYVDLVQGGEIDIAISPQLATIGTLLAHVRRGDIVSVHSLRRGAAEAIEAVAHGDSKSSKVVGKAVEHIALPPGTTIGAIIRDEEVLIAHDDTVIESGDHVILFVVDKKHIRDVEKLFHVGLSFF from the coding sequence ATGAAGATCATCATCCTCGGCGCAGGGCAGGTGGGCGGTACGCTGGCGGAACACCTGGCCAGCGAAGCCAACGACATCACCGTGGTCGACACCGATGGCGACCGCCTGCGCGACCTGGGCGACCGCCTGGACATCCGCACCGTGCAAGGCCGTGGCTCGCTGCCGACGGTGCTGCGCCAGGCCGGTGCCGACGACGCCGACATGCTGGTGGCGGTAACCAACAGTGACGAGACCAACATGGTCGCCTGCCAGGTGGCCTATTCGCTGTTCCACACCCCCACCAAGATTGCCCGGGTGCGTGAGTCGGCCTACCTGACCCGCGAAGAGCTGTTCGACAACGACCACATCCCGGTCGACGTGCTGATCAGCCCCGAGCAGGTGGTGACCAACTACATCAAGCGCCTGATCGAACACCCGGGCTCGCTGCAGGTGATCGACTTTGCCGAGGGCAAGGCCCAGCTGGTGGCGGTGAAGGCCTATTACGGCGGCCCGCTGGTGGGCCAGCAGCTGCGCCAGATCCGCGCGCACATGCCCAACGTCGATACCCGGGTGGCGGCGATCTTCCGCCGCGACCGGCCCATTACTCCGCGGGGCGACACGGTGATCGAAGCCGATGACGAAGTGTTCTTCATCGCCGCAAAGAAGGACATCCGCGCCGTGATGGGCGAGCTGCGCCGCATCGACGAGACCAACAAACGCATTGTCATCGCCGGAGGCGGGCAGATTGGCGAGCGTCTGGCCGAAGCCATCGAGAGCCGCTACCAGGTGAAGATCATCGAGATGAGCGCGGCACGCTGCAGGCACCTCTCCGATACCTTGGAAAGCACTGTGGTGCTGCAGGGCAGTGCCTCGGACAAGGACCTGATGCTCGAAGAGAACATCGCCGACGCCGACATCTTCCTGGCCCTGACCAACGACGACGAAGCCAACATCATGTCGTCGCTGCTGGCCAAGCGGCTGGGCGCGGGCAAGGTAATGACCATCATCAACAACCCGGCCTATGTCGACCTGGTTCAGGGCGGCGAAATCGACATCGCCATCAGCCCGCAGCTGGCCACCATCGGTACCTTGCTGGCGCACGTGCGGCGCGGCGATATCGTCAGTGTGCACTCGCTGCGCCGCGGCGCAGCCGAAGCCATCGAGGCGGTGGCGCACGGCGATTCGAAGTCGAGCAAGGTGGTCGGCAAGGCCGTCGAGCACATTGCCTTGCCACCGGGCACCACCATCGGCGCGATCATCCGCGACGAGGAAGTGCTGATCGCCCACGACGACACGGTGATCGAGTCGGGCGACCACGTCATCCTGTTCGTTGTGGATAAAAAGCACATTCGCGATGTGGAGAAGCTGTTCCACGTCGGCTTGAGTTTCTTCTAG
- the dprA gene encoding DNA-processing protein DprA yields MPSYHSSPCPPSELEARLRLHRLPETGLRRFRTLLEAFGSASSALSAPGSAWRALGIGQASIDARRSAEVRDGALAAMAWLEGPDQHLLMWDGPDYPALLGEIDDAPPLLFVAGNPALLDRPQLAIVGSRRATPPALDTARAFSRSLAQAGFTITSGLALGIDGAAHRAALEVGGGTVGVLGTGLQKLYPQRHCDLARMMVDRGGALVSEYPLDAGPLPGNFPRRNRIISGLSLGVLVVEASLASGSLITARLAAEQGREVYAIPGSIHHPAAKGCHQLIRDGALLVESVEQILESLRGWQNLPPAIVEKPAHPLLALLHAAPQTSENLAHFSDRPLAEVLAQLTELELEGRVSNVAGRWFARAG; encoded by the coding sequence ATGCCCAGTTACCATTCGTCGCCTTGTCCACCTTCCGAACTGGAAGCGCGATTACGTCTGCACCGCCTGCCCGAGACGGGATTGCGACGCTTTCGTACCTTGCTGGAGGCCTTTGGCAGTGCTTCTTCCGCGCTCAGTGCGCCGGGCTCGGCCTGGCGTGCGTTGGGCATAGGGCAGGCCAGTATCGATGCCCGGCGCAGCGCCGAAGTGCGCGACGGCGCGCTGGCCGCAATGGCCTGGCTAGAGGGCCCTGACCAGCATTTGCTGATGTGGGACGGCCCTGACTACCCGGCACTGCTGGGGGAAATCGACGATGCCCCCCCGCTGCTTTTCGTTGCTGGCAACCCGGCACTGCTTGACCGACCTCAGCTGGCGATTGTGGGCAGCAGGCGTGCCACACCTCCGGCACTCGACACGGCCAGGGCATTTTCCCGCTCCCTGGCGCAGGCCGGTTTCACCATCACCAGCGGGCTCGCCCTGGGCATCGATGGTGCCGCTCATCGGGCGGCGCTGGAGGTCGGAGGGGGCACCGTAGGTGTGCTTGGCACAGGCTTGCAAAAACTTTATCCACAGCGCCACTGTGACCTTGCCCGGATGATGGTCGACCGAGGTGGCGCACTGGTGTCCGAGTATCCGCTCGACGCCGGGCCGCTGCCGGGCAACTTCCCGCGGCGCAACCGCATCATCAGCGGCCTGTCGCTCGGGGTGCTGGTGGTCGAGGCCAGCCTTGCCAGCGGCTCGTTGATTACCGCCCGCCTGGCGGCCGAGCAGGGCCGCGAGGTGTACGCGATTCCCGGTTCGATCCACCATCCGGCGGCCAAGGGCTGCCATCAACTGATCCGCGATGGTGCATTGCTGGTGGAAAGCGTGGAGCAGATCCTGGAAAGCCTGCGCGGTTGGCAGAACCTGCCGCCCGCGATCGTGGAAAAACCGGCGCATCCGCTGCTTGCCCTGCTACATGCCGCACCACAGACTAGCGAGAACCTGGCCCACTTCAGCGACCGGCCGCTGGCCGAGGTGCTGGCGCAGCTGACGGAACTGGAGCTGGAAGGCCGGGTCAGCAATGTCGCCGGGCGTTGGTTTGCCCGCGCCGGCTAA